A window of the Persephonella hydrogeniphila genome harbors these coding sequences:
- the guaB gene encoding IMP dehydrogenase, whose amino-acid sequence MFNELTIEEALTFDDVLLLPRKSDVLPHEADVSSYLTPRIKLNIPIVSAAMDTVTEHRLAIALAREGGIGIIHRNMSIEDQMKEVEKVKKAESGMIVEPVTIRPDQTVKEALEIMSNYKISGVPVVDQEGKLIGILTNRDLRFLHKRDYNKPVEQFMTKAPLITAREGISLEEAMEILQKHKVEKLPVVDENGYLKGLITIKDIVKKKQYPNACKDELGRLRVGAAVGTGPDTLDRVSALVEAGVDVIVVDTAHGHSVRVLETVEKIRGEFPDLNIVGGNIATGEAAEDLIKAGVDAVKVGVGPGSICTTRVVAGIGVPQITAVAKCSEVAHKYGKTVIADGGIRYSGDIVKAIAAGADTVMLGSLFAGTEESPGERIFYQGRAYKVYRGMGSLGAMKARFSSDRYSQENLEKFVPEGIEGRIPFKGPLSDIVYQLVGGLRSGMGYTGSRTIKDLQENGKFVKITNAGLRESHAHDVYITQEAPNYWID is encoded by the coding sequence AATGGATACGGTAACTGAACACAGACTCGCTATAGCTCTTGCACGGGAAGGCGGAATAGGGATAATACACAGGAACATGTCTATAGAAGACCAGATGAAAGAGGTCGAAAAAGTTAAAAAAGCCGAAAGTGGTATGATTGTAGAGCCTGTAACAATCAGACCTGACCAGACTGTGAAAGAAGCTCTGGAAATCATGTCAAACTACAAGATATCAGGTGTTCCTGTTGTTGATCAGGAAGGGAAACTGATAGGGATTCTTACAAACAGAGACCTCAGATTTCTACATAAAAGAGATTACAATAAACCTGTAGAGCAGTTTATGACCAAGGCTCCACTTATTACGGCACGCGAGGGTATATCTCTTGAGGAGGCTATGGAAATCCTTCAAAAACACAAAGTTGAAAAGTTGCCTGTTGTTGACGAAAATGGGTACCTGAAAGGACTCATCACGATAAAAGATATAGTCAAGAAAAAACAGTACCCAAATGCATGTAAAGATGAGCTGGGAAGACTAAGGGTTGGTGCTGCTGTTGGAACAGGCCCCGATACACTTGATAGGGTTTCTGCTCTTGTAGAAGCGGGAGTAGACGTGATAGTTGTTGACACGGCACACGGACATTCTGTAAGAGTTTTGGAAACTGTGGAAAAGATAAGAGGAGAATTTCCAGATCTAAATATTGTCGGTGGTAATATAGCTACAGGTGAAGCAGCAGAAGACTTGATAAAAGCCGGTGTAGATGCTGTAAAAGTTGGTGTAGGACCCGGTTCAATATGTACAACAAGGGTTGTTGCCGGAATTGGCGTTCCTCAGATTACTGCAGTAGCAAAATGTTCAGAAGTCGCACATAAATACGGAAAAACAGTAATAGCAGATGGAGGAATAAGATATTCAGGTGACATTGTTAAAGCGATAGCAGCTGGTGCAGATACTGTTATGCTTGGCTCACTTTTTGCAGGAACTGAAGAATCTCCAGGAGAAAGAATATTCTATCAGGGTAGAGCTTACAAAGTTTACAGAGGAATGGGCTCACTCGGAGCGATGAAAGCCAGATTTTCTTCAGACAGATACTCACAGGAAAACCTTGAAAAATTCGTACCTGAAGGAATAGAAGGAAGAATACCGTTTAAAGGTCCATTATCAGACATAGTTTACCAGCTTGTCGGCGGTCTCAGATCAGGTATGGGATATACAGGAAGCAGAACAATTAAAGATCTTCAGGAAAATGGTAAATTTGTAAAAATAACGAATGCTGGATTGAGGGAGAGTCACGCACACGATGTTTATATTACACAGGAAGCTCCTAATTACTGGATAGATTAA
- a CDS encoding phosphoglycerate kinase, whose protein sequence is MFNGYMTLEDVDVSGKRVFVRVDYNVPLDEHGNIVDDVRIRETIPTINYLIDRNAKVILASHLGRPKGERNPKYSLYPVAKRLERLLEKEVKFLPDCIGKDVEETVNSMKEGEVVLLENLRFHPGEEKNDPEFAKALASLSDIYVIDAFGTCHRKHASMYGIKDYIQPVVMGFLLERELRYFEKALVNPQRPVVAFLGGSKVSSKLGVITHLIEKVDKIFVGGAMAFTFIKAQGYDVGSSLIEEDMFEEALAVLDKAKKLGVKFYLPVDFVCGQAVSEQTPVMEVAWQEIPKGWLGLDIGHASVVLIKEILKDAQTIIWNGPMGVFEIEKFKYGTFSLAHAIAESPALSIAGGGDTDYAIHKAGVVDDISYISTGGGAFLKLLEGKQLPCLEAITKTK, encoded by the coding sequence ATGTTTAACGGGTATATGACATTAGAAGATGTAGATGTTTCTGGGAAAAGGGTATTTGTAAGGGTTGATTATAACGTTCCCCTTGATGAACACGGAAATATAGTTGATGATGTAAGAATCAGAGAAACAATACCTACAATAAACTATCTTATAGACAGAAATGCAAAAGTAATTCTTGCTTCTCACCTGGGAAGACCAAAAGGTGAGAGAAATCCCAAATACTCTCTCTATCCTGTGGCAAAGAGGTTAGAAAGACTTTTAGAAAAAGAAGTAAAGTTTCTTCCTGACTGTATAGGTAAAGATGTTGAAGAGACTGTCAATTCTATGAAAGAGGGAGAGGTTGTTCTTCTTGAAAATCTTAGGTTTCATCCTGGAGAGGAAAAAAACGACCCTGAATTTGCAAAAGCTCTGGCATCCCTTTCAGATATATACGTAATAGATGCTTTTGGGACATGCCACAGAAAACATGCTTCTATGTATGGAATAAAAGACTACATACAACCTGTTGTTATGGGTTTTCTGCTGGAAAGAGAGCTAAGATACTTTGAGAAAGCACTTGTTAATCCCCAAAGACCTGTAGTTGCTTTTTTAGGAGGTTCAAAGGTTTCTTCTAAACTAGGAGTAATCACACATCTTATAGAAAAAGTGGATAAGATATTTGTAGGGGGAGCTATGGCTTTTACATTTATAAAAGCACAGGGATATGATGTAGGAAGCTCCCTCATTGAAGAGGATATGTTCGAAGAAGCTCTTGCAGTGTTAGATAAAGCAAAAAAATTAGGAGTAAAGTTTTATCTTCCTGTAGACTTTGTTTGCGGTCAGGCTGTATCGGAGCAAACACCTGTAATGGAAGTTGCATGGCAGGAGATACCTAAAGGCTGGCTTGGTCTCGACATAGGACATGCATCTGTGGTTCTGATTAAAGAGATTCTAAAAGATGCACAGACTATTATATGGAACGGTCCTATGGGTGTTTTTGAAATAGAAAAATTCAAATATGGAACATTCTCCCTTGCCCATGCAATAGCAGAATCTCCTGCCCTTTCTATAGCAGGAGGTGGAGATACAGATTACGCAATACATAAAGCTGGTGTTGTCGATGATATAAGCTATATATCAACAGGAGGAGGAGCATTTTTAAAACTTCTTGAAGGTAAACAACTTCCCTGTCTTGAAGCTATAACAAAAACAAAATAA
- a CDS encoding inositol monophosphatase family protein, whose amino-acid sequence MDIERFIQTAKEAAVLGGYILKENFKTIKREDVEYKDKKDFVTFVDKLSEDRIRNFILSVHPEHSFLGEEEGVSGNKNSEYQWIVDPLDGTKNYINGFEIFAVSVALQKNNEIIAGAIYIPMLDKLYWAGKGKGAYLNGIRIKVSDRPVDMAIIATGFPFRYEEEIDVYLKAFREAMITFSAVRRPGAAAVDLAMTAEGVFDGFFEMKLSKWDIAAGVLLIEEAGGVFTNFHGSKELDGNVVAGGKKIHKILFDIVQRTLI is encoded by the coding sequence TTGGATATAGAGAGATTTATACAGACTGCTAAAGAAGCAGCCGTATTAGGAGGTTATATTCTCAAGGAAAATTTTAAAACAATTAAAAGAGAAGACGTTGAGTATAAAGATAAAAAAGATTTTGTTACATTTGTAGATAAGCTATCTGAAGACAGAATAAGGAATTTTATACTGTCTGTTCATCCAGAACACAGTTTTTTAGGAGAAGAAGAAGGGGTTTCCGGGAACAAAAATAGTGAATATCAGTGGATTGTTGATCCGTTAGACGGTACAAAAAACTATATAAACGGCTTTGAGATTTTTGCCGTTTCTGTAGCTTTACAAAAAAATAACGAGATAATAGCAGGGGCTATTTATATCCCTATGTTAGATAAACTGTACTGGGCAGGGAAAGGTAAAGGGGCATATCTAAACGGAATCAGAATAAAAGTATCGGATAGACCTGTTGATATGGCTATTATTGCAACAGGATTTCCCTTTAGATATGAAGAGGAGATAGACGTATATCTGAAAGCCTTTAGAGAAGCGATGATAACATTCTCTGCTGTAAGAAGACCGGGAGCCGCAGCAGTAGACCTTGCTATGACTGCAGAAGGTGTATTTGATGGATTCTTTGAGATGAAGCTATCTAAATGGGATATAGCAGCCGGTGTCTTACTCATTGAAGAGGCAGGAGGTGTTTTCACAAACTTTCACGGCAGTAAAGAATTAGACGGAAATGTTGTTGCCGGAGGAAAGAAGATACACAAAATACTATTTGATATTGTTCAGAGGACTCTGATCTGA
- the pheA gene encoding prephenate dehydratase, with translation MDYTKELDKLRQQIDKIDEQILYLLNERAKLAREVGEVKKKYDLPIYVPSREQKIFERLEKINKRIGEIFPTEFIKPVFREIISACRSTEENLKVAYLGPRATFTHQASIEHFGQAVEHIPVQTIKDVFEEIVKEKADYGVVPVENTIEGIVNYTLDLLVDYPLKITGEVILEISLHLMGINPNKNEIVRVYSHRHALAECRDWLMKNLPDAQLIEVESTAKAAEMAKDDYESAAVASEAAADIYGLHIIERKIDRHTHNYTRFLIIGKDIPPPSGNDKTTFVFSLKNEVGALYKTLEPLYKHGINMTKIESRPSKKEAWDYIFFTDIEGHISEEKVKNALNELQKKSPFFKILGSYPKAH, from the coding sequence ATGGATTATACAAAAGAGTTAGACAAGCTGAGGCAGCAGATAGATAAGATAGACGAACAGATTTTATATCTTTTAAATGAACGGGCAAAACTTGCCAGAGAGGTTGGCGAGGTAAAGAAAAAGTACGACCTTCCTATTTACGTTCCAAGCAGAGAGCAGAAAATCTTTGAAAGACTTGAGAAGATAAATAAACGGATAGGAGAAATATTCCCTACAGAATTTATAAAGCCTGTATTCAGAGAGATCATATCAGCTTGCAGATCAACAGAGGAAAATCTAAAAGTTGCATACCTTGGTCCAAGAGCAACATTTACCCATCAGGCATCTATAGAACATTTTGGACAGGCTGTAGAACATATCCCTGTTCAGACTATAAAAGACGTCTTTGAAGAGATAGTTAAAGAAAAAGCAGATTATGGAGTTGTACCTGTTGAAAACACCATAGAAGGAATAGTAAATTACACACTTGACCTTCTTGTTGATTACCCATTGAAGATAACTGGAGAAGTGATATTAGAAATCTCACTACATCTGATGGGAATTAATCCAAACAAGAATGAGATAGTTAGAGTATACTCCCACAGACACGCCCTTGCAGAATGCAGGGACTGGCTTATGAAAAATCTTCCTGATGCACAGCTGATAGAGGTTGAGTCTACAGCAAAGGCTGCAGAAATGGCAAAGGATGATTATGAATCAGCTGCTGTAGCAAGTGAAGCCGCTGCTGATATATACGGTCTTCATATAATAGAGAGAAAGATAGACAGACACACACATAACTATACAAGATTCCTGATAATAGGAAAGGATATCCCACCTCCAAGCGGTAATGACAAGACAACGTTTGTTTTTTCACTGAAAAACGAGGTTGGAGCTCTGTACAAAACCCTTGAACCACTTTACAAACACGGCATAAATATGACCAAGATAGAATCAAGACCATCTAAAAAGGAAGCGTGGGATTACATATTTTTTACAGATATAGAAGGACATATATCCGAAGAAAAAGTAAAGAATGCCCTCAATGAACTTCAGAAAAAATCTCCTTTCTTCAAGATATTAGGGTCTTATCCTAAAGCTCACTGA
- a CDS encoding LptF/LptG family permease — protein MKILYRYLYRKLAIYLLVIVPSFSFVAILAELVELLRKAKNLDYAAIFLYSVYQLPEKIYYILPVSMVIAFFLLARDLISSKEIYPILLNGVSLRKLGISLFIFPAVVSGIQLFNLEMVMPEAKKNAQDIYMVLKKRSKEEPLIAYNSWVTIDKRTFIYFSFFDLLKKEGRGIAIIRYDKKFNPLMKIEGNFFKISDIVYIRNGKLVTIESPTNINLKKFKEYRYPQRIDVESLKKLIKVKKPVSIRQLYKSAVIAEKFGYPSNYYWSKMYSKLATVISPLILSFAFYPLIWSRKKSNIVIMAVLLVTYWYSTAFLSSIAQSNIIPYYGVFIVDVVYILLGLFLFMRLKFSEL, from the coding sequence ATGAAAATACTATACAGATATCTATATAGAAAACTTGCAATCTATCTTCTGGTTATAGTCCCTTCATTCTCGTTTGTTGCGATTTTGGCCGAACTGGTAGAGTTGCTGAGAAAGGCTAAAAACTTAGATTATGCAGCAATATTTCTGTATTCTGTATACCAGCTTCCTGAAAAGATATACTATATTCTTCCTGTGTCAATGGTTATTGCTTTTTTTCTCCTTGCCAGAGATCTTATAAGCTCTAAAGAGATATATCCTATACTTCTAAACGGTGTTTCCCTTAGAAAGCTTGGAATTTCTCTTTTTATATTTCCGGCTGTTGTATCAGGTATTCAACTATTTAATCTGGAAATGGTTATGCCTGAAGCTAAAAAAAACGCTCAGGATATTTATATGGTTCTGAAAAAAAGATCCAAAGAGGAACCTCTGATAGCTTATAATTCTTGGGTAACAATAGACAAGAGGACATTTATTTATTTCTCATTTTTTGATCTGTTGAAAAAAGAAGGTAGGGGTATAGCCATCATCAGATATGATAAAAAGTTCAATCCTTTAATGAAGATAGAAGGAAACTTTTTTAAGATATCAGATATAGTTTATATAAGAAACGGTAAACTTGTTACTATTGAAAGTCCTACAAATATAAACCTGAAAAAATTTAAGGAGTACAGATATCCTCAAAGAATAGATGTAGAAAGCCTGAAAAAATTGATAAAAGTTAAAAAGCCGGTTTCTATAAGACAACTTTATAAATCTGCTGTGATAGCTGAAAAGTTCGGTTATCCTTCAAACTACTACTGGAGTAAGATGTACTCGAAACTGGCAACAGTTATATCACCGCTTATCTTAAGTTTCGCTTTTTATCCTCTCATCTGGAGCAGAAAAAAATCTAATATTGTTATAATGGCTGTGCTACTTGTTACATACTGGTATTCAACTGCTTTTCTATCTTCTATAGCCCAGAGCAATATCATACCTTACTACGGTGTGTTTATAGTTGATGTTGTATATATTTTATTAGGTCTGTTTCTGTTTATGCGCCTTAAGTTCAGTGAGCTTTAG
- the rpsB gene encoding 30S ribosomal protein S2, which translates to MPFEITMRELLEAGVHFGHQTRRWNPKMAPYIFTKRNGIHIIDLAKTIPLFKTAWEFVRDEVANGASILFVGTKKQAQEIIKEQAERCGAFYINERWPGGLLTNFYTVRKSIEKLKKLERMEAEGAFEILPKKEVVKLKKKKEKLEKILGGIKDMEKIPDILYVVDTVREELAVREAKKLGIPVVAIADTNCDPDVIDYPIPGNDDAIKAINLITTKIADAVLEGKSLRESVGAEMETESVEAELLKKAEEEGVAEVGVVESGIHGANAPEKEEALEKAIDKEVKEELPEEIEEAKEELK; encoded by the coding sequence ATGCCATTTGAAATTACTATGAGAGAACTCCTGGAAGCAGGAGTACATTTCGGTCATCAGACCAGAAGATGGAATCCCAAAATGGCTCCTTACATTTTTACAAAAAGAAATGGGATTCATATCATTGACCTTGCCAAAACAATCCCCCTGTTTAAAACAGCATGGGAGTTTGTTAGGGATGAGGTTGCCAATGGAGCATCTATCCTGTTTGTAGGGACAAAAAAACAGGCTCAAGAGATCATTAAAGAGCAGGCTGAAAGATGCGGAGCTTTTTACATCAATGAAAGATGGCCGGGAGGTCTTCTGACAAATTTCTACACCGTAAGAAAGTCTATTGAGAAATTGAAGAAACTTGAAAGAATGGAAGCTGAAGGTGCATTTGAGATTCTCCCTAAGAAAGAAGTAGTGAAGCTCAAAAAGAAAAAAGAAAAGTTAGAGAAGATTCTTGGTGGCATAAAGGATATGGAAAAAATACCGGATATTCTCTATGTAGTTGACACGGTAAGAGAAGAACTTGCTGTAAGGGAAGCAAAAAAGTTAGGAATTCCTGTTGTAGCAATAGCTGACACAAACTGTGATCCTGATGTTATCGATTATCCTATACCGGGAAATGACGATGCTATTAAAGCTATTAATCTTATAACAACAAAAATAGCCGATGCAGTCCTTGAAGGAAAATCCCTCAGAGAATCTGTTGGAGCTGAAATGGAAACAGAAAGTGTAGAAGCGGAACTGCTCAAAAAAGCAGAGGAAGAGGGTGTAGCAGAAGTAGGAGTAGTAGAATCAGGCATCCACGGAGCAAATGCCCCTGAAAAAGAAGAAGCTTTAGAAAAAGCTATAGACAAAGAAGTCAAAGAAGAATTACCTGAAGAAATAGAAGAAGCAAAGGAGGAGTTAAAATAA
- the tsf gene encoding translation elongation factor Ts, whose translation MAVDAKLVKTLREMTGAGILECKKALEETNGNLEEAVELLRKRGIAKAAKKAGRETKEGIIHAYIHAGGRVGVLLELNCETDFVAKNEMFKELANELALQIAAMRPQYVSRDTVPKEVIEKEGEIAREAALAEGKPEHIAEKIAEGKVEKFLKEVCLLEQPYIKDDKKTVEDLIKEYIAKLGENIQVRRFTRYEIGE comes from the coding sequence ATGGCAGTAGACGCAAAACTTGTTAAAACATTAAGAGAGATGACAGGAGCCGGTATATTAGAATGTAAAAAAGCATTAGAAGAAACAAATGGAAATTTAGAAGAAGCTGTTGAACTCCTCAGAAAAAGAGGCATAGCAAAGGCTGCAAAAAAAGCAGGAAGAGAAACAAAAGAAGGTATTATCCATGCTTATATACACGCAGGAGGAAGAGTAGGAGTTCTATTAGAGCTTAACTGTGAAACAGATTTCGTTGCAAAAAATGAGATGTTCAAAGAGCTTGCAAACGAGTTAGCCCTCCAGATAGCAGCAATGAGACCTCAGTACGTAAGCAGAGATACTGTTCCTAAAGAGGTCATAGAGAAAGAAGGGGAGATAGCAAGGGAAGCTGCCCTTGCAGAAGGAAAACCTGAGCATATAGCAGAAAAAATAGCAGAAGGAAAGGTTGAAAAGTTCCTTAAAGAGGTCTGTCTCCTTGAACAGCCGTATATAAAAGATGATAAGAAGACGGTAGAAGATTTAATAAAGGAGTACATAGCCAAATTAGGTGAAAACATACAGGTAAGAAGATTCACAAGGTACGAAATAGGAGAATAA
- the pyrH gene encoding UMP kinase, with translation MGLKYKRVLLKLSGEALMGDREYGIDPLFIDELAEEIKSVYEIGAEIAIVIGGGNIFRGVKGSSMGMDRATADYMGMLATVMNALALQDILEKKDVPTRVMSAIEMRQIAEPYIRRRAIRHLEKGRIVIFAAGTGSPFFTTDTTGALRAAEIKADVLLKATKVDGIYDKDPVKNPDAKLLKELTYLEVINKNLKVMDHTALTLCMENKLPIVVFNIKKKGNLMKILLGEPIGSKVI, from the coding sequence TTGGGACTCAAATACAAAAGAGTTCTTCTAAAACTTTCAGGTGAAGCACTTATGGGGGACCGTGAATACGGTATCGACCCCCTTTTTATTGACGAACTTGCTGAAGAGATAAAATCGGTATACGAAATAGGAGCAGAGATAGCCATTGTCATAGGAGGAGGAAATATCTTCAGGGGAGTTAAGGGCTCCTCCATGGGAATGGACAGAGCCACAGCAGACTATATGGGAATGCTTGCAACAGTCATGAATGCCCTTGCTTTGCAGGATATATTAGAGAAAAAAGATGTTCCAACACGGGTTATGTCTGCTATAGAAATGAGACAGATAGCAGAACCATATATAAGAAGAAGGGCAATAAGACACCTTGAAAAAGGAAGAATTGTAATATTTGCAGCAGGAACAGGAAGTCCATTTTTTACAACAGACACAACAGGAGCACTGAGAGCTGCAGAAATAAAAGCAGATGTCTTGCTGAAAGCCACTAAAGTTGACGGTATATACGACAAAGATCCTGTAAAGAATCCTGATGCCAAACTGCTTAAGGAATTAACCTACCTTGAAGTCATCAACAAAAATCTTAAGGTCATGGATCATACTGCATTAACTCTGTGTATGGAAAATAAACTTCCTATTGTTGTTTTCAATATCAAGAAAAAAGGCAACCTTATGAAGATACTGTTAGGTGAGCCTATAGGTTCAAAGGTTATCTAA
- the frr gene encoding ribosome recycling factor, whose translation MIQEYLKDAEKRMKKAVEKFKEELAGIRTSRASTAIVENIKIDYYGVEMPLKQLATITIPEPSQIVIQAWDQNAVPLIEKALKEANIGANPQTEGNLIRLILPPMTEERRKEIVKFIGKLAEEARIAVRNVRRDDKERLEELKKEGFSEDEVKKALEQLQKITDKYIKEINQLAQKKEEEVLSL comes from the coding sequence ATGATTCAGGAATATCTAAAAGATGCAGAAAAAAGGATGAAAAAAGCTGTAGAAAAGTTTAAGGAAGAACTGGCAGGTATCAGAACATCAAGGGCATCAACAGCAATAGTTGAGAATATAAAAATAGATTATTACGGCGTAGAAATGCCTTTAAAACAGCTTGCAACAATAACAATACCTGAACCTTCCCAGATAGTTATACAGGCATGGGATCAGAACGCTGTCCCTCTTATTGAAAAAGCCCTAAAAGAAGCAAATATAGGAGCAAACCCACAAACAGAAGGAAATCTGATAAGATTGATTCTGCCTCCAATGACTGAGGAAAGAAGAAAAGAGATCGTTAAGTTTATAGGTAAACTTGCAGAAGAGGCAAGAATAGCAGTCAGAAATGTAAGGAGAGATGACAAAGAAAGATTAGAAGAACTCAAGAAAGAAGGCTTTTCAGAGGACGAAGTAAAAAAAGCATTAGAACAGCTTCAGAAAATCACAGACAAATACATAAAAGAGATAAATCAACTTGCACAGAAAAAGGAAGAGGAAGTTCTATCACTTTAG
- the rimP gene encoding ribosome maturation factor RimP — MKEKIVERVKELLQPLIEERGLKLVDIEYITAGKPVLRIYVYNPEGTSIEDCEWISRRIGALLDIEDLIPVSYILEVSSPGLDRKLKNKEEYEIFKGRDIKIVTKEPIEGKNVFEGILRGLEDSKVVLETEEKTIKIPLESISRANLEFKIGGE, encoded by the coding sequence TTGAAAGAAAAGATTGTTGAAAGAGTAAAAGAACTATTACAACCTCTTATTGAGGAAAGAGGTTTAAAGCTTGTTGATATTGAGTATATAACTGCAGGAAAGCCTGTTTTAAGGATATATGTGTACAATCCGGAAGGAACAAGTATAGAGGATTGTGAGTGGATAAGTAGAAGAATAGGAGCATTACTTGATATAGAAGATCTTATACCCGTTTCTTATATATTAGAAGTATCATCTCCCGGACTTGATAGAAAGCTGAAAAACAAAGAAGAGTATGAAATTTTCAAAGGCAGAGATATAAAGATAGTAACCAAAGAGCCTATAGAAGGAAAGAATGTTTTTGAAGGTATACTGAGAGGTCTTGAAGACAGTAAAGTTGTCCTTGAAACAGAAGAAAAAACCATTAAAATACCTCTGGAAAGTATATCCAGAGCAAACTTAGAGTTTAAAATAGGTGGAGAGTAA
- the nusA gene encoding transcription termination factor NusA, producing the protein MAVKLKNVIEAVAREKNVPEDIIEKALIDGIRAAVQKEYGYKDNVRVVFDKENDELKVYLKKRVSPFIENPKRDITLEEAKKYNPKAEIGKYVEVPLSLEDLGRIALNAAKEVITHKVAKVEKNILYREFKELEGKVVTGTVRRFENGDIIVDLGRLEAILPEEEQIKKESYKIGDRIRALILKVIRDGSYTIYEKGKVKRVINPIDRDKPLVILSRTHPNFLRKLLEIEVPEIQEGEIEIKAIAREPGERAKVAVYSKDKNIDPVGVVVGLKGSRIQNVTNELSGEKIDVIQWDPDPARFIMRALSPAKPKKWRLLEDEKRIEVAVPKNELSLAIGKGGINAKLAHKLTGWHIDILSEEDFEKLQQLPRSKK; encoded by the coding sequence ATGGCTGTAAAATTAAAGAATGTTATCGAGGCAGTAGCAAGGGAGAAAAATGTACCTGAAGATATAATAGAAAAGGCTCTTATCGATGGTATAAGAGCCGCTGTCCAGAAAGAGTATGGTTACAAAGACAATGTTAGGGTAGTTTTTGACAAAGAAAATGATGAACTAAAAGTTTACCTGAAAAAAAGAGTATCCCCTTTTATCGAAAATCCAAAAAGAGATATAACATTAGAAGAGGCAAAAAAATACAACCCAAAAGCTGAGATAGGCAAGTATGTAGAAGTTCCCCTAAGCCTTGAAGATTTAGGCAGAATCGCATTAAATGCAGCAAAAGAGGTTATTACACATAAAGTAGCAAAAGTAGAAAAAAATATACTGTACAGAGAGTTTAAGGAACTTGAGGGAAAAGTCGTCACAGGAACAGTAAGAAGATTTGAGAATGGAGATATTATAGTAGATTTAGGTAGATTAGAAGCCATTTTACCTGAAGAAGAACAGATAAAAAAGGAAAGCTACAAAATCGGAGACAGGATAAGAGCTCTAATTCTAAAAGTTATAAGAGACGGTTCATACACTATATACGAAAAAGGTAAAGTGAAAAGAGTTATCAATCCAATAGACAGAGATAAGCCTCTTGTTATCCTATCCAGAACACATCCGAACTTTCTGAGGAAATTATTAGAGATAGAAGTTCCTGAAATACAGGAAGGAGAAATTGAGATAAAAGCCATTGCAAGAGAACCGGGAGAAAGGGCTAAAGTGGCGGTTTACTCTAAAGATAAAAATATAGACCCTGTAGGAGTAGTAGTAGGACTGAAAGGAAGCAGAATACAGAATGTTACAAATGAGCTATCAGGAGAAAAGATAGATGTAATCCAGTGGGATCCTGATCCTGCCAGATTTATAATGAGGGCTCTTTCCCCTGCAAAACCCAAAAAATGGAGACTTCTCGAAGATGAAAAAAGAATTGAAGTCGCAGTTCCAAAAAATGAACTTTCCCTCGCTATAGGGAAAGGAGGAATAAATGCCAAATTGGCACATAAACTAACAGGATGGCATATAGATATACTAAGCGAGGAAGATTTTGAGAAACTACAACAACTCCCAAGATCAAAAAAGTAA
- a CDS encoding L7Ae/L30e/S12e/Gadd45 family ribosomal protein, producing the protein MVKIPEEEIEKKLLKQIINLIQIGWRGRIITIGYDETVKQIKKGRKGFLILAEDIAERTKRNILKEGNLEYFQLFTKSQLGNFIGKKEVGIIFVPTTKFGLKLKGLIAQYFELKRR; encoded by the coding sequence ATGGTAAAAATTCCTGAAGAAGAAATAGAAAAAAAACTTTTGAAACAGATAATTAACTTGATACAGATAGGATGGAGAGGAAGAATTATAACTATAGGTTATGATGAAACAGTAAAACAGATTAAAAAAGGAAGAAAAGGATTTTTAATACTTGCAGAGGATATAGCAGAAAGAACAAAAAGGAATATTTTAAAGGAAGGAAATTTAGAGTATTTTCAGTTATTTACTAAATCCCAGCTTGGGAATTTTATAGGTAAAAAAGAAGTAGGAATTATATTTGTCCCTACGACCAAATTTGGTTTAAAATTAAAAGGTTTAATAGCTCAATATTTTGAGCTTAAAAGGAGGTAG